A window of the Bacteroides thetaiotaomicron VPI-5482 genome harbors these coding sequences:
- a CDS encoding TrmH family RNA methyltransferase, with translation MLSKNKIKYIHSLELKKTRKEEQVFLAEGPKLTGDLLGHFPCRFLAATSSWLQAHPDIQANEIAEVSQEELSRASLLKTPQQVLAVFEQPQYTLSPDFARQSLCLALDDIQDPGNLGTIIRLADWFGIEHIICSQNTVDVYNPKTIQATMGGIARVKVHYTSLPEFIHSLGDAPVFGTFLDGENMYEQPLSTNGLIVMGNEGNGIGKEVEALINRKLYIPNYPQGKETSESLNVAIATAVICAEFRRQAAWK, from the coding sequence ATGCTAAGCAAAAATAAAATAAAGTATATCCATTCACTGGAACTAAAGAAAACCCGTAAAGAGGAACAGGTATTCCTAGCCGAAGGTCCTAAATTAACAGGCGATTTACTAGGACATTTCCCTTGCCGTTTTCTGGCTGCAACTTCTTCATGGTTACAAGCGCATCCCGACATTCAAGCAAATGAAATTGCAGAAGTCTCTCAAGAAGAACTATCACGTGCCAGCCTGCTGAAAACACCACAGCAAGTACTTGCTGTTTTCGAGCAACCGCAATATACGTTAAGTCCGGATTTCGCACGCCAGTCTCTTTGCCTGGCACTGGATGATATTCAGGACCCGGGGAACCTGGGTACGATTATCCGGCTGGCGGACTGGTTTGGTATCGAACATATTATCTGCTCTCAGAACACGGTAGACGTATACAATCCCAAGACCATACAAGCCACTATGGGAGGAATCGCCCGTGTTAAGGTTCATTACACCTCTCTTCCCGAATTTATTCATTCACTCGGTGATGCTCCTGTATTCGGAACATTTTTGGATGGAGAAAACATGTACGAACAACCATTATCCACCAACGGACTGATCGTAATGGGAAATGAAGGTAACGGAATAGGAAAAGAAGTGGAAGCACTCATCAATCGGAAACTTTATATCCCCAATTATCCACAAGGAAAAGAAACCTCGGAATCTCTCAACGTAGCTATCGCTACCGCAGTAATCTGTGCCGAGTTCCGGCGACAGGCTGCATGGAAGTAA
- a CDS encoding lipoprotein signal peptidase, whose amino-acid sequence MKKLFTKGRIALLVIFSVLIIDQIIKIWIKTHMYWHESIRVTDWFYIYFTENNGMAFGMEIFGKLFLTTFRIVAVGLIGYYLYKIIKKGFKTGYIVCVALILTGALGNIIDSVFYGVFFNESTHSQIASFMPEGGGYSTWFYGKVVDMFYFPIIDTNWPTWMPFVGGEHFIFFSPIFNFADAAISCGIIALLLFYSKYLNESYHSLDKNKKESVDHEE is encoded by the coding sequence ATGAAGAAACTATTCACGAAGGGTAGAATTGCCCTGCTTGTTATCTTTTCCGTACTGATTATTGACCAGATCATTAAAATCTGGATTAAGACTCATATGTATTGGCACGAAAGTATACGTGTGACAGACTGGTTTTATATCTATTTCACCGAAAACAACGGTATGGCTTTCGGTATGGAAATATTTGGAAAGTTGTTCCTGACCACTTTCCGTATTGTAGCAGTAGGGCTGATAGGCTACTATCTCTATAAGATTATAAAAAAAGGCTTCAAAACCGGATACATCGTCTGTGTGGCCCTTATCCTGACCGGAGCTTTGGGTAATATTATAGACAGCGTATTCTATGGTGTCTTTTTCAATGAAAGTACTCATTCACAGATTGCCAGTTTTATGCCCGAAGGCGGTGGATATTCTACCTGGTTCTATGGCAAAGTAGTGGATATGTTCTATTTCCCGATTATTGACACAAACTGGCCCACATGGATGCCTTTCGTAGGTGGAGAACATTTTATATTCTTCAGCCCGATCTTTAATTTTGCAGATGCTGCTATCAGTTGCGGTATCATTGCTTTGCTACTTTTCTATAGCAAGTATCTGAACGAATCTTACCATTCACTGGATAAAAATAAAAAGGAAAGCGTAGATCATGAAGAGTAG
- a CDS encoding DUF4296 domain-containing protein — translation MKSRFRFHLCCVCMLALAVAGCKVKRPDDVISESKMENLLYDYHLAKSMGDNLPYNENYKKTLYLDAVFKKYGTTEAVFDSSLVWYTRNTEVLSKIYEKVSKRLKAQQNEINHLIALRDNKPKMSEPGDSIDVWPWKCFIRLTGEMMNDQYAFVLPVDTNYKDRDTLVWEVRYRFLEPMLADSLRAVTMAMQVIYEKDTLNHLETITDPGVHQIRLYADTLGVMKEIKGFIYYPGVQGEKAGALLADRFALTRYHCSDSLSVAERDSINQLEALKTDSLKKVSDQKDTKISKDSLRKVDDLKDNQRISPEEMNRRRTVTPEKKPEQIEVEQHIQQEKIEQRRERQLNQRRNQQRRQSPSR, via the coding sequence ATGAAGAGTAGGTTTCGGTTTCATCTGTGTTGTGTTTGTATGTTGGCGCTTGCGGTAGCAGGCTGTAAAGTCAAAAGACCTGACGATGTAATCTCAGAATCGAAGATGGAGAATTTGCTGTATGATTATCATCTGGCAAAGTCTATGGGAGATAATCTGCCTTATAATGAGAATTATAAGAAGACTCTGTATCTCGATGCCGTTTTCAAAAAATACGGTACAACGGAAGCTGTATTCGATTCGTCTTTGGTATGGTACACACGCAATACGGAGGTATTATCGAAAATTTATGAGAAGGTGAGCAAACGCCTGAAAGCCCAGCAGAATGAAATAAATCATCTGATAGCTTTGCGTGACAATAAACCGAAGATGTCGGAACCGGGTGACAGTATTGATGTCTGGCCCTGGAAATGTTTCATACGTCTGACGGGTGAGATGATGAATGATCAGTATGCCTTTGTATTACCTGTCGATACTAATTATAAAGATCGTGATACACTGGTTTGGGAAGTACGTTATCGTTTCCTCGAACCGATGCTTGCCGATTCTTTGAGAGCTGTTACGATGGCAATGCAGGTTATTTATGAGAAGGATACGCTGAATCATTTGGAAACAATCACTGATCCGGGTGTTCATCAGATACGTTTGTATGCAGACACATTGGGTGTGATGAAGGAAATAAAAGGCTTTATCTATTACCCGGGAGTACAGGGAGAGAAAGCCGGTGCATTACTGGCAGACCGCTTTGCTTTAACCCGTTATCATTGTTCGGACTCGCTTTCTGTAGCCGAACGTGATTCGATTAATCAGCTGGAAGCTCTGAAGACAGATTCTTTAAAGAAAGTATCTGATCAAAAAGATACTAAGATTTCGAAAGACTCTTTGCGAAAAGTCGATGATCTGAAGGATAATCAACGTATATCACCGGAAGAAATGAATCGCCGTCGTACGGTGACTCCTGAAAAGAAGCCGGAACAGATTGAAGTAGAGCAACATATCCAGCAGGAGAAGATTGAGCAAAGAAGGGAACGGCAATTGAATCAGCGTAGAAATCAGCAAAGACGTCAGTCACCTTCCCGTTAA
- a CDS encoding BlaI/MecI/CopY family transcriptional regulator — MERLTQQEEEVMIYFWKMGPSFIREIVNEMPEPKPPYTSVASVVRNLEKKKFLSPFKLGNSIQYHVLVKESDYKRSFMNGVVSNYFTGSYKEMVSFFVRDRKISKKELEDLINIIEDEES; from the coding sequence ATGGAAAGATTGACACAACAAGAGGAAGAAGTGATGATTTACTTTTGGAAAATGGGGCCTAGTTTTATCCGGGAGATTGTGAATGAAATGCCGGAACCAAAACCTCCATATACAAGTGTTGCCTCTGTAGTCCGTAATCTGGAGAAAAAGAAATTCTTGTCTCCTTTCAAGTTAGGGAATTCTATTCAGTATCATGTGCTGGTGAAAGAAAGCGACTATAAGCGTAGCTTTATGAATGGAGTAGTAAGTAACTATTTTACAGGTTCGTACAAAGAAATGGTTTCCTTTTTTGTCCGCGATCGTAAAATCAGCAAGAAAGAACTCGAGGATTTAATCAATATTATTGAGGATGAAGAATCATAA